In the Haloferula helveola genome, one interval contains:
- a CDS encoding peroxiredoxin encodes MRPQVGDPAPEFEASVVSADGGTGTVRLADLRGKRVVLVFYPKDATPGCTTQACGMRDGWQTLEDKAEIFGVSVDDENSHRKFIEKQLLPYPLIADTDHAIVEAYGVWVEKSMYGRTFMGTERTTFVIGADGRIEAVLAKVKPKEHLAKLAEILAD; translated from the coding sequence ATGAGACCCCAGGTTGGTGATCCGGCTCCCGAGTTCGAGGCATCCGTCGTTTCGGCAGACGGCGGGACCGGCACGGTTCGGCTGGCCGACCTCCGCGGCAAGCGGGTGGTGCTCGTGTTCTATCCGAAAGACGCGACGCCCGGCTGCACGACCCAGGCGTGTGGGATGAGGGACGGTTGGCAGACGCTCGAAGACAAGGCGGAGATCTTCGGGGTGAGTGTCGATGACGAGAACAGTCACCGGAAGTTCATCGAGAAGCAGCTGCTGCCGTATCCGCTCATCGCCGATACCGATCACGCGATCGTCGAGGCTTATGGAGTATGGGTCGAGAAGTCGATGTACGGACGGACGTTCATGGGGACCGAAAGAACGACCTTCGTCATCGGTGCCGACGGAAGGATCGAGGCCGTGCTGGCCAAGGTGAAGCCGAAGGAGCACCTCGCCAAGCTTGCCGAGATCCTCGCCGACTGA
- a CDS encoding esterase/lipase family protein, protein MFRSLFALLAGITTVSAAEPAPRMTRAVLVHGIWQGEGRCFGFLRHDLESRGVECLVPSLKPADGRDGLEPMAKQLDTEIRKAFGPDESFVLIAFSMGGLVSRHYLQDLGGAGRCESFITISTPHHGTEMAKFHYGRGAAEMRPGSVFLRDLQLGQSRLGDIPLVSYRTPMDAVIVPSESSVWDRAENVEIPCPLHPLMTASLKLRKDVLRRFSYPGR, encoded by the coding sequence ATGTTCCGCAGTCTCTTTGCTCTCCTCGCCGGCATCACCACCGTTTCCGCCGCCGAACCGGCTCCGCGGATGACCCGTGCCGTCTTGGTCCACGGGATCTGGCAAGGTGAAGGCCGGTGCTTCGGCTTCCTACGGCACGACCTTGAGTCCCGCGGCGTCGAATGCCTGGTTCCGAGCCTCAAACCGGCCGACGGACGCGACGGACTCGAGCCGATGGCAAAGCAACTGGACACGGAGATCCGCAAAGCGTTCGGCCCCGATGAATCCTTCGTGCTGATCGCTTTCAGCATGGGCGGCCTCGTGAGCCGACACTATCTGCAGGACCTCGGCGGCGCCGGGCGCTGCGAGTCGTTCATCACGATTTCGACCCCCCACCACGGCACGGAGATGGCGAAGTTCCACTATGGCCGCGGAGCCGCCGAAATGCGGCCGGGCAGCGTGTTCCTCCGTGACCTCCAACTCGGTCAGTCACGCCTCGGCGACATCCCGCTGGTTTCCTATCGGACCCCGATGGACGCCGTCATCGTTCCAAGCGAAAGCTCGGTGTGGGACCGGGCGGAAAATGTCGAGATCCCCTGCCCGCTTCACCCGCTGATGACCGCGTCACTGAAGCTCCGCAAAGACGTGCTACGGCGTTTCTCGTACCCGGGGCGCTGA
- a CDS encoding histidine triad nucleotide-binding protein, with product MPEKTLFEKICDREIPATIVHEDDRCICFKDISPQAPIHYLVIPRKPIPRVAEASADDEAVLGHLLLIASKVARDEGFAENGFRLVINNGRDGGEAVPHLHVHLLAGRPLEWPPG from the coding sequence ATGCCTGAAAAGACGCTCTTCGAAAAAATCTGCGACCGCGAGATCCCCGCAACGATCGTTCACGAGGACGACCGCTGCATCTGCTTCAAGGACATCTCCCCACAGGCGCCGATCCACTACCTCGTGATTCCCCGCAAGCCGATCCCTCGGGTTGCCGAAGCGTCCGCGGACGACGAGGCGGTTCTCGGGCACCTCCTGCTGATCGCGTCGAAGGTCGCCCGAGACGAAGGCTTCGCGGAAAACGGCTTCCGTCTCGTGATCAACAACGGCCGCGACGGCGGTGAAGCCGTCCCTCACCTGCACGTGCACCTGCTGGCCGGACGCCCGCTCGAGTGGCCTCCGGGCTAG